In Zea mays cultivar B73 chromosome 7, Zm-B73-REFERENCE-NAM-5.0, whole genome shotgun sequence, the following proteins share a genomic window:
- the LOC100502353 gene encoding uncharacterized protein LOC100502353, whose translation MTSPSSHHPDSTSASSTPRAGVGNGGIHHLHPPSLHPAPAPTPAAPPAQAQAAHGGPQVRLMCSFGGRILPRPGDRQLRYVGGETRIVSFPRAVTSFAALVAALAKVAPVLFAPGAPRPSLKYQLPQDDLDSLVSITSDDDVDHLMDELDRIQDLSANVARPPRLRVFLFAPAPDAAFGSVFSGTTSEAASTDQWFVDALNAPAPQPHPTERGRSEASSIVSEVPDYLFGLETTSGEPSPGPAAARAKSDATETPRHHDDDECDVPPSARQMPYVVEGASSWPAPPPPYMAQPVYYFPVPPPVHYLEPSAQGGYMPRPVYHIVGGGGSEAPGGDLHAAGGVYGVPQHMQAFPPMMYAPPRAVVYNYNSEGMPSLPPEGGAHSS comes from the coding sequence ATGACGTCGCCGTCCTCGCACCACCCGGACTCCACCTCGGCGTCCTCGACCCCTCGCGCCGGTGTCGGGAACGGCGGCATCCACCACCTCCATCCGCCATCTCTGCACCCGGCGCCCGCGCCTACCCCGGCTGCTCCCCCCGCGCAGGCGCAGGCGGCGCACGGGGGCCCGCAAGTGCGCCTCATGTGCAGCTTCGGCGGCCGCATCTTACCGCGCCCTGGGGACCGCCAGCTGCGCTACGTCGGCGGGGAGACCCGCATCGTCTCCTTCCCGCGCGCCGTGACTTCCTTCGCCGCCCTCGTCGCCGCGCTCGCCAAGGTCGCGCCCGTGCTCTTCGCCCCGGGGGCGCCCAGGCCGTCGCTCAAGTACCAGCTGCCCCAGGACGACCTCGACTCGCTCGTCTCCATCACCTCCGACGACGACGTCGACCACCTCATGGACGAGCTTGACCGCATCCAAGACCTCTCCGCCAACGTCGCCAGGCCACCCCGCCTCCGCGTCTTCCTCTTCGCGCCCGCGCCTGACGCCGCCTTCGGCTCCGTCTTCTCCGGCACCACCAGTGAGGCCGCCTCCACCGACCAGTGGTTTGTCGACGCGCTAAACGCCCCCGCGCCGCAGCCGCACCCCACCGAGCGCGGCCGATCCGAGGCCTCCTCGATCGTCTCCGAGGTTCCCGACTACCTCTTCGGCCTCGAAACCACGTCCGGTGAGCCCAgccccggccccgcggcggcccgcGCCAAGTCCGACGCCACGGAGACTCCGCGCCACCACGACGACGACGAATGCGACGTGCCACCTTCCGCGCGCCAGATGCCCTACGTCGTAGAGGGAGCGTCATCGTGGCCCGCCCCGCCGCCGCCGTACATGGCGCAGCCTGTGTACTACTTCCCCGTGCCGCCGCCGGTCCACTATCTCGAACCGTCTGCGCAGGGCGGCTACATGCCTCGCCCGGTCTACCACATTGTCGGTGGCGGAGGAAGCGAGGCGCCTGGCGGAGATCTTCACGCGGCCGGCGGCGTCTACGGCGTCCCGCAGCACATGCAGGCGTTCCCGCCGATGATGtacgcgccgccgcgcgcggtcGTCTACAACTACAACTCGGAGGGGATGCCATCGCTGCCTCCCGAAGGTGGGGCACACTCTTCCTAG